Proteins from one Entomospira culicis genomic window:
- the rpsP gene encoding 30S ribosomal protein S16 yields MVKIRLKKFGAPKRPYYRIVAVDSRKPRDGKTLEELGFYRPVESDQFKVDQERVQYWIKNGAQATDTVRDLFRKYKIALN; encoded by the coding sequence GTGGTAAAAATTCGCTTAAAGAAATTTGGGGCTCCCAAGCGCCCTTATTACAGAATCGTTGCGGTGGACTCTCGCAAACCTCGCGATGGCAAGACGCTTGAAGAGCTTGGATTTTATCGTCCCGTAGAGAGCGATCAATTCAAAGTTGATCAGGAACGCGTGCAGTATTGGATCAAAAATGGAGCTCAAGCTACCGACACGGTGCGCGATCTCTTTAGAAAGTATAAAATTGCTTTAAACTAA
- the ffh gene encoding signal recognition particle protein: MLERLQDSFAKITKTLVGKSKITDKNIEDAIEEIKTALLEADVNLRVARRFINATAEEARGEKVLKAVDPGQQFVKIIYDKMVALLGDERSNLNLRGPDVVSTILFLGLQGAGKTTNAAKLALHLKNEGRRVLLCAADLSRPAAVKQLEILGEQIGVPVFTGSEQDPVARSKAALEEAKKHQYNVLIVDTAGRMQVDVELMNEISAISKALNPDEKILVADAMIGQNAVDVAKAFDEQLGVTGFILSKFDSDTRGGAALSLKSITGKPIKFIGVGEKVEALEIFHPERIASRILGMGDIVSLVEKAQEKFDEEEALRMQQKLFSPDFSLEDYLEQIKMVKKMGKAGELAKLLPGVSAKDIEEKLDEQQMVREEAIILSMTKKERKNLLIFNPSRRKRVAKGAGVTVVEVNRFINRFEKMKVQMKKVMKNKAYQAQLAKSLKG; the protein is encoded by the coding sequence ATGTTAGAACGATTACAAGATTCATTTGCAAAGATTACCAAAACCCTCGTCGGCAAGAGCAAAATTACCGACAAAAATATCGAAGATGCGATCGAAGAGATCAAAACTGCCCTCCTCGAGGCCGACGTCAACCTACGTGTCGCTCGTCGCTTCATTAATGCCACTGCCGAAGAGGCGCGCGGAGAGAAAGTTCTCAAAGCCGTCGACCCTGGGCAGCAGTTTGTCAAGATCATCTACGACAAAATGGTCGCCCTCCTCGGCGATGAGCGCAGTAACCTCAACCTACGTGGTCCTGATGTCGTTAGTACCATCCTCTTCTTAGGTCTGCAGGGAGCGGGTAAGACCACCAACGCCGCTAAGCTGGCACTTCACCTAAAAAATGAAGGTCGACGTGTCTTGCTCTGTGCTGCTGATTTGAGTCGCCCTGCCGCCGTAAAACAGCTTGAAATTTTAGGCGAACAGATCGGTGTGCCTGTCTTTACGGGTAGCGAACAAGATCCCGTCGCTCGATCCAAGGCTGCGCTGGAAGAAGCAAAAAAGCATCAATATAATGTATTGATTGTCGATACTGCCGGTCGTATGCAGGTCGACGTGGAGCTGATGAACGAAATTTCGGCCATCAGTAAAGCGCTTAACCCAGACGAAAAGATCCTCGTTGCCGATGCGATGATTGGTCAAAATGCAGTTGATGTCGCCAAGGCTTTCGACGAGCAATTGGGCGTTACGGGCTTCATTTTGAGTAAATTCGACTCCGACACCCGTGGTGGTGCTGCCCTAAGCCTCAAGAGTATTACAGGAAAACCAATCAAATTTATTGGTGTAGGCGAAAAGGTCGAAGCCCTTGAAATCTTCCACCCCGAGCGTATCGCTAGCCGTATTTTAGGCATGGGTGATATTGTCTCTCTGGTAGAAAAGGCGCAGGAAAAATTTGACGAAGAAGAGGCGTTGCGCATGCAACAAAAGCTCTTCTCCCCCGACTTTTCCCTCGAGGACTATCTCGAACAGATTAAGATGGTAAAAAAAATGGGTAAAGCCGGTGAACTTGCCAAGCTCCTACCTGGGGTATCGGCCAAAGATATCGAAGAGAAACTTGACGAACAACAGATGGTACGTGAAGAGGCAATCATCTTGAGTATGACCAAAAAGGAGCGTAAAAATCTCCTCATCTTCAACCCATCCCGACGTAAGCGCGTCGCAAAAGGTGCCGGTGTTACCGTGGTTGAGGTCAACCGCTTCATCAATCGCTTTGAAAAGATGAAGGTGCAAATGAAAAAAGTTATGAAAAATAAAGCCTATCAAGCGCAACTAGCAAAGAGCTTGAAAGGGTAG
- the tsaD gene encoding tRNA (adenosine(37)-N6)-threonylcarbamoyltransferase complex transferase subunit TsaD has product MMIVLGIESSCDECAVALLAGDEVVHQVIASQIEAHQCYGGVAPEVASRLHIEQISTVVDQLFTQSPYHPEDIDLVAYTNRPGLMGSLLVGATFAKHFAWALGKPFIAVNHLLAHLFVAKQEHPTLTFPFLGVIASGGHTVIAVVEGYQEDQVKVLGTTLDDAIGECFDKVGKAYGLPYPAGVHVDKLAQTGDAQAYAFPYPKLNPRYAGAYDCSYSGLKNAVINQKEQFLRADAEDSLENIMASFQYVAVRQLVKIILKASNDFSLHQVVIGGGVAANSALRAMIQSYTHLKFFSLPSKLCGDNGQMIAYYGKELFLERGKTSDALDTGVIPRVDLFKYQRPIPS; this is encoded by the coding sequence ATGATGATAGTTTTGGGAATTGAGAGCAGTTGCGATGAGTGTGCGGTGGCGCTGTTGGCAGGCGATGAGGTGGTGCATCAGGTCATCGCCTCGCAGATTGAGGCGCATCAATGTTATGGTGGCGTGGCGCCAGAGGTGGCTAGCCGTCTGCATATCGAGCAAATTTCGACGGTGGTCGATCAGCTTTTCACTCAGTCGCCCTACCATCCAGAAGATATCGATCTCGTTGCCTACACCAATCGTCCTGGGCTGATGGGGAGTTTGTTGGTGGGGGCGACGTTTGCCAAACATTTTGCATGGGCGCTTGGAAAACCGTTTATCGCGGTGAACCATCTTTTGGCGCATCTTTTTGTGGCAAAACAGGAGCATCCTACATTGACATTCCCCTTTTTAGGGGTGATTGCCTCGGGCGGGCATACGGTGATTGCGGTGGTGGAGGGATACCAAGAAGATCAGGTGAAGGTGCTCGGCACGACGCTAGATGATGCGATTGGTGAGTGTTTTGACAAAGTGGGCAAGGCGTATGGCTTGCCTTATCCGGCGGGTGTTCATGTCGATAAGTTAGCACAAACAGGCGATGCGCAAGCATATGCGTTTCCTTATCCTAAGCTCAATCCACGTTATGCCGGTGCGTACGATTGCTCTTATAGTGGACTCAAAAATGCGGTCATCAATCAAAAAGAGCAGTTTTTACGCGCCGATGCAGAAGATAGTTTAGAAAATATCATGGCGAGCTTCCAATATGTAGCGGTGCGCCAGCTGGTTAAGATTATCTTGAAGGCTAGCAATGATTTCTCTCTGCATCAGGTGGTGATAGGCGGTGGCGTAGCGGCCAATTCGGCATTGCGAGCGATGATACAAAGTTATACACATTTGAAGTTTTTTTCGCTCCCCTCTAAGCTCTGTGGCGACAACGGGCAGATGATTGCCTATTATGGTAAAGAGCTCTTTTTAGAAAGGGGAAAAACCAGCGACGCACTAGATACCGGGGTGATACCGCGCGTCGATCTCTTTAAGTATCAACGACCTATCCCCTCTTAA
- a CDS encoding phosphomannomutase/phosphoglucomutase, giving the protein MSVFKAYDIRGIYNKEYDKDVVYKIGFFLPRLLQVNEIYIGRDDRISSPEIFKYLSQGITDAGANVVDLGQTTTPAVYFATAHFNAQASVQITASHNPKEYNGLKISRAKAIPVGGETGLKELEQLVLTQEVTPVTDTNKGKIIAKDIKNDYIQFLQKFVPTLHGLRIGIDYSNGMASLYVPELLKERGAEIHAINQTIDGSFPSHEPNPLEEKNLVQIIDLVKREKLDLGIIYDGDADRAMFIDEKGQFIRPDIITAVLANALGVSSGENVLVDIRTSRGVSEYLQNQRKANVNMWKVGHAFAKLKLKEINAVVGGELAGHYYFRDFFNCDSGILASLLVLKNAQQVKTNEHQPISAIIQNIDIYANSGEINFVINAKTDAIAALKAYATAISDLQATLDFDGYRFEYPNWWFNVRSSNTEPYLRIVMEANDQATLSKHLDEVKAILGKFS; this is encoded by the coding sequence ATGAGTGTATTTAAAGCCTATGATATTCGAGGCATTTATAATAAAGAGTATGACAAAGATGTTGTCTATAAAATTGGATTTTTCCTGCCCAGGCTCTTGCAGGTTAATGAAATTTATATCGGTAGAGATGATCGTATCAGTTCACCGGAGATCTTTAAGTACCTAAGCCAAGGTATCACGGACGCAGGGGCTAATGTTGTCGATTTAGGACAAACCACTACACCGGCTGTCTACTTTGCTACCGCACACTTTAACGCACAAGCCAGCGTACAAATTACTGCTAGCCACAATCCCAAAGAGTATAATGGACTCAAAATCTCGCGTGCTAAGGCGATTCCTGTAGGTGGTGAGACCGGTCTCAAAGAGCTAGAACAACTCGTACTCACCCAAGAAGTTACCCCCGTTACTGATACAAATAAAGGGAAAATTATCGCCAAGGATATCAAGAACGATTACATTCAATTTCTCCAAAAATTTGTTCCCACTCTCCACGGCTTACGTATCGGTATCGACTACAGCAACGGCATGGCAAGTCTCTATGTCCCAGAGCTACTCAAGGAGCGTGGCGCAGAAATTCATGCTATCAACCAGACCATCGACGGCTCTTTCCCTAGCCATGAGCCCAACCCACTAGAAGAGAAGAACTTAGTGCAAATTATCGATCTGGTAAAGCGTGAAAAGCTCGATCTAGGTATCATTTATGACGGCGATGCCGATCGTGCGATGTTTATCGATGAAAAAGGACAATTCATCCGCCCCGACATCATCACTGCCGTACTTGCCAATGCATTAGGCGTATCCAGTGGGGAGAATGTTCTTGTCGATATTCGTACCAGCCGTGGAGTCAGCGAGTATCTACAAAATCAACGTAAAGCTAATGTAAATATGTGGAAAGTCGGACATGCATTTGCCAAGCTCAAGCTGAAAGAGATTAATGCCGTAGTTGGGGGTGAGCTTGCGGGACACTATTACTTCCGCGATTTCTTCAACTGTGATTCGGGTATCTTAGCTTCGTTGCTCGTGCTCAAAAATGCACAACAGGTCAAAACAAACGAGCATCAACCCATCTCTGCCATCATCCAAAATATCGACATTTATGCAAACTCTGGGGAAATTAACTTTGTCATCAACGCCAAAACTGATGCTATCGCAGCCCTCAAAGCGTACGCAACCGCCATCAGCGACCTCCAAGCTACCCTCGACTTTGACGGCTATCGCTTTGAGTACCCAAATTGGTGGTTCAATGTTCGTAGCTCCAACACCGAACCCTACTTACGCATCGTCATGGAGGCTAACGATCAGGCAACACTGAGCAAACATCTCGACGAAGTAAAAGCCATTCTAGGCAAATTTAGCTAG
- a CDS encoding desulfoferrodoxin, whose amino-acid sequence MNRSDIYRCPHCGRVVYVVEAGHGGLTCCGHEMQVLKGGEIDGSTEKHVPVIEKIDTGYKVTVGSVAHPMTQEHYISFIELIVDGNHYSQMLQPVASPEAIFNVAHGKSVVAREYCNLHGLWQATLS is encoded by the coding sequence ATGAATAGAAGTGACATTTATCGTTGCCCGCATTGTGGGCGCGTGGTTTATGTAGTAGAGGCAGGGCACGGCGGGCTTACTTGCTGTGGACATGAGATGCAAGTACTTAAGGGGGGTGAGATTGACGGATCTACTGAAAAACACGTACCTGTGATCGAAAAGATTGATACCGGCTATAAGGTTACTGTCGGCTCGGTCGCTCACCCGATGACCCAAGAGCACTACATTTCGTTTATCGAGTTGATTGTTGATGGTAACCACTATTCGCAAATGCTACAACCTGTTGCCAGCCCAGAAGCTATCTTCAATGTTGCACACGGTAAGAGTGTGGTTGCGCGCGAGTATTGCAACCTCCACGGCCTATGGCAGGCAACGTTGAGCTAA
- a CDS encoding RNA recognition motif domain-containing protein has product MSSKVYVGNINYRTSDQALRQLFSEYGNVESVHLAKDRESGRFRGFAFVEMSNSDEASRAIAALDGQEIDGRQLRVKEAEDRPRPVRREY; this is encoded by the coding sequence ATGAGTTCTAAAGTTTATGTCGGTAACATTAATTACCGCACATCAGATCAGGCGCTTCGCCAGTTATTTTCCGAGTACGGCAACGTGGAGTCTGTTCATTTAGCAAAAGATCGCGAGAGTGGTCGTTTTAGAGGATTTGCTTTCGTAGAGATGAGCAATAGTGATGAGGCATCTAGAGCAATTGCGGCATTGGATGGACAGGAGATTGACGGTCGTCAGCTTCGTGTGAAAGAGGCCGAAGATCGACCAAGACCAGTGCGTCGAGAGTATTAG
- a CDS encoding patatin-like phospholipase family protein, producing MMVTFSLVARPKVGLVLGGGGALGLAHVGVIEVLEEMGIPVDIVTGVSIGSMVGAYYALGFDAAALDEITRSMDIFEVLDDANRRPYHNPIRRSHDWRTVVDVRFRKDFSAPEASGVSGAYSVEHFLDRIYWQSGFYENFRAFPRAFATSGTSLNTGERVVYTDGSLGRAVRASIAVPGVFTPALMDDGDLVVDGGVSGNFLIQEAIDLGADIIILVDLSDYDDNVADQPITTLSGLLSILMLRGREADQAVMPLVDIHIKPELDGFTPASFGDYVGLKERGRTAALAMEESLRLLAQRFATENIVPITAQVEENLLINEIKVLGLESNERAEQRLLSQLRIDLGQSASPDWVAMEVTRAANKNFYQRVRYWVHEQTLYLYAQEEPFLTFSGVLQLSSDFGLRVGTAIEVTSIENFGAIDANIYFGYQHGVEGLLYIDFFPGDLYWLNTYAKLSIFDSNTYASLIPNFNILNTERSLPGHYHAQVGVQFAYENYFYAQLGTEVGNWSSANVHNEHFLTYYGQNYIEGRFALVADQLNEQYYANRGYKAAAYYDVGFQKNAQDQGVYHRLAFDLRYIQPMPHGLSWLFASNGNLLFGENPNLYRYALLGGMLGERETYPLPGYAVGALTGRTMVGFRTALQYSFFLRFMIALEWYGYLLEEEVANPFSKENFYQSAGAKIVANLGFGYFDIGLYYNHTNRSAYLVSSLGARF from the coding sequence ATGATGGTAACATTTTCCTTGGTTGCCCGTCCTAAGGTGGGCTTGGTTTTAGGCGGTGGTGGAGCGCTGGGGTTGGCGCATGTGGGGGTCATCGAGGTGCTTGAGGAGATGGGTATTCCTGTCGATATCGTAACGGGGGTAAGCATTGGGTCGATGGTGGGAGCATATTACGCGCTAGGCTTTGATGCGGCTGCTTTAGATGAAATTACGCGTAGTATGGATATTTTTGAGGTGCTTGATGATGCGAATCGTCGACCTTACCACAACCCCATTCGGCGCAGTCATGACTGGCGCACGGTGGTAGATGTACGTTTTCGTAAGGACTTCTCGGCGCCTGAAGCTAGTGGCGTATCTGGTGCCTATAGTGTAGAGCACTTTTTGGATCGTATTTATTGGCAGTCAGGATTTTATGAGAATTTTCGTGCCTTCCCTCGTGCCTTTGCCACATCGGGGACAAGTCTTAATACCGGTGAGCGTGTCGTTTATACAGACGGATCGCTTGGCCGTGCGGTGCGCGCGAGTATTGCGGTACCGGGGGTCTTTACGCCTGCGTTGATGGATGATGGGGATCTGGTTGTCGATGGTGGTGTCTCTGGGAACTTTTTAATCCAAGAGGCGATTGACTTGGGTGCGGACATTATTATTCTTGTCGATTTAAGTGATTATGATGATAACGTTGCCGATCAACCGATTACGACACTAAGTGGTCTGCTCTCCATTTTAATGCTTAGAGGGCGTGAAGCGGATCAGGCGGTGATGCCTTTAGTGGATATTCATATTAAGCCAGAATTAGATGGCTTTACCCCCGCCTCGTTTGGTGATTATGTCGGACTTAAAGAGCGTGGCCGTACTGCCGCCCTAGCTATGGAGGAGTCTCTGCGTCTGCTTGCGCAACGTTTTGCTACGGAAAATATCGTGCCAATTACCGCACAGGTTGAGGAGAATCTCTTAATTAATGAGATTAAGGTTTTGGGATTAGAGAGTAACGAGCGCGCCGAACAGCGCTTGTTGAGTCAGTTGCGTATTGATTTAGGGCAGAGTGCCTCCCCTGATTGGGTGGCGATGGAGGTTACTCGCGCTGCTAATAAAAATTTCTATCAGCGGGTGCGCTATTGGGTGCATGAGCAGACGCTCTATTTGTACGCGCAAGAAGAGCCGTTTTTGACGTTTTCGGGAGTTTTACAATTAAGTAGTGACTTTGGTCTACGGGTGGGCACGGCTATTGAGGTTACCTCCATTGAAAATTTTGGCGCAATCGATGCGAATATCTACTTTGGTTACCAGCATGGAGTGGAGGGATTGCTCTATATCGATTTCTTTCCAGGCGATCTCTACTGGCTCAATACCTACGCAAAGTTGAGTATTTTCGATTCGAATACTTACGCGAGCTTGATTCCCAATTTTAATATTTTGAATACAGAGCGATCCTTACCGGGACATTATCACGCACAAGTGGGTGTACAGTTTGCTTATGAGAACTATTTTTACGCCCAATTAGGGACGGAGGTGGGTAACTGGAGCTCGGCTAATGTACATAATGAGCATTTTCTTACCTATTATGGGCAAAATTACATTGAGGGGCGGTTTGCATTAGTTGCCGATCAACTTAATGAGCAGTACTATGCCAATCGTGGGTACAAGGCTGCCGCCTACTACGACGTGGGTTTCCAAAAAAATGCGCAAGATCAGGGCGTTTATCATCGATTAGCCTTCGATCTTCGCTATATTCAACCCATGCCTCATGGCCTCTCTTGGCTTTTTGCTAGCAATGGGAATTTATTGTTTGGTGAAAATCCTAATCTCTATCGATATGCATTACTGGGTGGCATGCTCGGCGAGCGCGAGACCTATCCTCTCCCAGGCTACGCGGTTGGCGCGCTAACGGGGCGTACGATGGTGGGATTTAGAACGGCATTGCAGTATAGCTTTTTTTTACGATTTATGATAGCCTTAGAGTGGTACGGCTACTTGCTTGAGGAGGAGGTAGCTAATCCTTTTTCCAAGGAGAATTTTTACCAGAGTGCAGGTGCCAAAATTGTGGCGAATTTAGGGTTTGGTTACTTTGATATCGGTCTCTACTATAACCATACAAACCGATCGGCATATTTGGTATCTTCTTTGGGAGCAAGATTTTAA
- a CDS encoding cytidylyltransferase domain-containing protein codes for MASSLLIMQARLASSRLAQKALLPIYAGKPSLLYAMQGVYGVADAHVLACDVASFSSFEPIAQEAGFAIMAGDADDVLARFAHVAKEYKVDYVIRATADNLIVGQELVRLALDGAIDSDADYFCFEATAHGSGVEVIRRTVLLDAYANASSPFEREHVTPYIYGHPQRYKVIKPVVESRFFAPDLRSTLDTPEDYTRLVEFFTHRAFPSQTIIEEYIAWMRSNLYQMSL; via the coding sequence ATGGCTTCGTCTTTGTTGATTATGCAGGCGCGCTTAGCTTCTAGTCGTCTGGCGCAGAAGGCACTTTTACCGATTTATGCGGGTAAACCTTCGCTTTTATACGCAATGCAAGGGGTCTATGGCGTGGCGGATGCGCATGTGTTGGCGTGTGATGTTGCAAGTTTTTCCTCCTTTGAACCCATTGCCCAAGAGGCAGGCTTTGCGATTATGGCGGGCGATGCCGATGATGTTCTCGCGCGTTTTGCACATGTGGCAAAAGAGTATAAGGTGGATTATGTGATTCGTGCTACTGCGGATAATTTAATTGTGGGGCAAGAGTTAGTGAGGTTAGCATTGGATGGCGCTATCGACAGTGATGCTGATTATTTCTGTTTTGAGGCCACTGCGCACGGCAGTGGTGTGGAGGTGATTCGGCGTACGGTTTTATTGGATGCCTATGCCAACGCATCTAGCCCTTTTGAGCGGGAGCATGTTACGCCATATATTTATGGGCATCCGCAACGCTATAAGGTGATCAAGCCTGTGGTGGAGAGTCGTTTTTTTGCCCCTGATCTTCGCAGTACGTTAGATACACCAGAAGACTATACACGATTAGTGGAATTTTTTACACATCGAGCCTTTCCCAGCCAAACGATAATTGAGGAGTATATTGCATGGATGAGGAGCAATCTTTATCAAATGAGTTTATAG
- a CDS encoding methyltransferase domain-containing protein — protein MDEEQSLSNEFIEILFVPQVRANLGFGHLRRILALMRDMEQFFRVKTFIYIEKEYFYQELGAEIAQHILMEQLLHQVPKEKRWSLIVLDYFQSDASFAHQWREHGLVVALDEGGAGRTIYPYLIDILPRCKSHSLANEDERGYLRLNHIRRKTHHSDGELRILLTFGGSDQAKMTEVVGNFLASINFPSKQWSVVKGPLFKRTIAWPGVKVMEHVDMAEIYQDFDIVFTHFGITAYEALAAGCWPILLNPTQYHEDLATQEGFFSLGVKEISKKRHPWLKRCLQSNSYTQVMQAMPVSARLMPPRSLAVRLMELTAYKHACPVCDSNKVSSILYRTQRKSYAECAGCGMLYLMLFVRKAVTYDATYFDDSYRKQYGKSYLEDFEYIKKMGMLRLKRVMRYHSVRGESQMSLLDIGCAYGPFLQAGADAGLQVYGVDTAKEVVDYVVNELGFSAQVANFPQELPYAHQRFDFVTMWYVIEHFEQLDVVMRQVNRYLNVGGIFAFSTPKGDGLSAKKDLSAFLEASPDDHYTIFRKVGLRALLQRYGLELLHIETTGVHVQRKYAKIVLGSWQERLLKRLFTLRGLGDTFEIYARKKRDLDDE, from the coding sequence ATGGATGAGGAGCAATCTTTATCAAATGAGTTTATAGAGATACTATTTGTTCCGCAGGTAAGGGCGAACTTAGGCTTTGGTCATTTGCGCCGTATTTTAGCGTTAATGCGAGATATGGAGCAATTTTTTCGTGTAAAAACATTTATTTATATCGAAAAAGAGTATTTTTATCAAGAGTTGGGAGCAGAGATTGCGCAACATATTTTGATGGAACAGTTGTTGCATCAGGTACCCAAAGAGAAGCGCTGGTCGTTGATTGTCTTGGATTATTTTCAAAGCGATGCTTCCTTTGCGCATCAATGGCGTGAGCATGGCTTGGTTGTTGCGCTGGATGAGGGGGGGGCAGGTCGGACAATTTATCCTTACCTTATTGATATTTTGCCACGGTGTAAGAGTCATTCGCTGGCAAATGAAGATGAGAGGGGTTATCTTCGCCTTAACCACATTAGGCGAAAGACGCACCATAGCGACGGCGAGCTACGTATTTTATTAACATTTGGTGGAAGTGATCAGGCGAAAATGACTGAAGTGGTGGGGAATTTTTTGGCATCGATCAACTTTCCTAGTAAACAGTGGAGTGTTGTCAAAGGACCACTTTTTAAGCGAACAATTGCGTGGCCTGGGGTTAAAGTGATGGAGCATGTGGATATGGCAGAGATTTATCAAGATTTTGATATTGTCTTTACGCACTTTGGCATTACGGCTTACGAGGCGCTTGCTGCCGGATGTTGGCCTATTTTACTCAATCCTACACAGTATCATGAAGATTTAGCAACGCAAGAGGGCTTTTTTTCTTTAGGGGTCAAGGAGATCTCCAAAAAACGACACCCTTGGCTGAAGCGTTGTCTGCAGAGTAATTCCTATACGCAAGTGATGCAAGCAATGCCTGTCTCTGCACGTTTGATGCCCCCACGATCGTTAGCCGTTCGGCTGATGGAGTTGACCGCGTATAAACATGCCTGTCCCGTTTGTGACAGCAACAAGGTCTCAAGCATTCTCTATCGTACGCAACGTAAAAGCTATGCTGAATGTGCTGGATGTGGTATGCTCTATTTGATGCTTTTTGTACGCAAAGCGGTAACCTATGATGCTACTTATTTTGATGATAGCTACCGCAAGCAGTATGGCAAGAGTTATTTGGAGGATTTTGAATATATCAAAAAGATGGGAATGCTCAGGCTTAAACGGGTGATGCGTTATCATTCAGTGCGAGGCGAAAGTCAGATGAGCTTGCTAGATATTGGCTGTGCGTATGGTCCTTTTTTACAGGCGGGGGCGGATGCGGGTTTGCAGGTTTATGGCGTGGATACGGCGAAAGAGGTGGTGGATTATGTGGTAAATGAGCTGGGATTTAGTGCGCAAGTGGCAAATTTTCCGCAAGAGCTTCCTTATGCGCATCAGCGTTTTGACTTTGTTACGATGTGGTATGTGATTGAACATTTTGAGCAGTTAGATGTGGTGATGCGTCAAGTGAATCGTTACCTTAATGTGGGTGGGATTTTTGCTTTTTCCACGCCCAAAGGTGATGGCTTGAGTGCGAAAAAGGATTTATCGGCATTTTTAGAAGCAAGTCCAGACGATCATTATACGATCTTTCGTAAGGTGGGCTTACGCGCCTTGTTGCAACGCTATGGTTTGGAGCTACTGCACATTGAGACGACAGGCGTGCATGTTCAACGTAAATATGCGAAGATTGTATTGGGATCGTGGCAGGAGCGACTTCTTAAGCGTCTTTTTACTCTTCGCGGATTAGGCGATACCTTTGAGATTTATGCAAGAAAAAAGAGGGATTTAGATGACGAATAA